A segment of the Armatimonadota bacterium genome:
GAACCAGGGCGGCAACAAGACCGTGGCGAGCGCCCTCGCGGTTCGGGTGCTGGAGGAGATCAGGTCCCGGCCTGAGTCGCAGAGCTCCTCGGCAGGGTGGACCGCCAACTTCGATGCCATCGCGTCGCAGTCACTGACGAACTTCGGGGCGCCGTACGGCAACTACGCCTTCGAGGTGCTGGTGAACCAGGTAGATCTGAGTACTCCCCAGCCCGATTGGCTCAGCGACTACAGCCACTCGAACGCGGTCAAGTGGGTGACGGTCAGAGTGGATTCCCGAGGCCGGACCCTGGCCCAGGTGAGTTCGGCCGTCGTGCGGGACATGTACAGGCGGCCGTAGGAGCAGATGGTGAGCAGCCGGATCCGAGCAGCGCTTCGCCGCCTGGCCCAGTTCCCGCGGGACGTGCGCGGCCTCTCGTTGCTGGAGATCCTTGTGGCGCTGGGCGTCCTGGTAGTCGCGCTGGTGGCCATCTACGGCCTGGTGGTCAACGCGGTGCGCTCGTTCGGGATGGGAGAGGACTTCCTGGACGTTCAGCAGAACGCGCGAGTGGCCCTCGACAAGTTCGCCGAGGAGGCGCGGTGGACGACGCGCCTGGTGAGCGACACGGACTTCTTCGCCAGATCGCCGGCTGCCCCGGAGCCACCGGCGTGCGTGGGTGGCCTGTGCCCAGGCAGCGTGAACCTGGAGATCCCGAGGGGCAATCCGGTGATCCCCGACTGCTCGTACTTCGTCAGGTTCTCGCGCGACCCGGCAGGCAGTACCTTCACACGGCTCGTCAAGCCCGACCCCAACCTGCTCACGAACCCCAACTACGGTACCGGGCAGTGCATCGCCACCGTTCAGCAGGACCTGGCATCTCTCGTTACCGGGTTGGTGTTAGACTACTGCAACGCCGCGGAAACCTGCACGCCTCCTTACGATGCGGTGACGCGGGCCGAAGTCGTCCGCATGACCGGCGAGATCACGGTGGCCAAGGTGAGCGCGGGCGTGCAGCAGCAGCGCACGATCGGCACGGATGTGCTCCTGCGCAACGTGGGGGCCGTGGCCCCGCCGATCGCTTCGACACCGAGCCCGACCTCGCCGCCCAGGCCGACGATCCCGCGGACCTTCGCCGCGCCGACGGCGACCGTGACGGCCACGGCTACGGTGACGCCGACCCTACCCGGACGGCCACCCGGACCGCTACGGTGACGCTAACCGCTACCGTGACGGCCACCCGGACCGCTACGGTGACGCTGACCGCTACCGTGACGGCCACCCGGACCGCGACCGTGGCACCGACCGCGACCGTGACGCCGACCCCGACCGCCACCGCTACACGAATACACGAACCGCGACCGTGACGCCGACCGCTACCCGGACGGCCACCCGGACCGCTACCGTGACGCCGACCGCCACTCGGACGGCTACCCGGACCGCGACGGCCACGCGCACGGCTACCCGGACGGCCACGCCCACCGAGACCTTCAATAGATAGCGCCGGAGGATGGGACTGACTGGGAGATGACGCGATGAGCAGGATGCGCCGGGTTCAGAGGGCCGAAGGAGGAATCGCCCTCATCACCGTGATGATGGCGATCTTCATCCTGACCATAGTGGTGGCCGCGATGGCGATCGCCACGATGGGCGAGAGCGTGCTCTCGTTCGACCAGCTGCGCGGCCAGCAGGCGCTGGCTGTGGCCGAGGCCGGCGCCTACCGGGCTCTGGCCGAGCTGCGCCACCGGCTGGCGGTAGACCTGGACCTGCAGATCCGGCAGCCGTCGGTCGGCAGGAACGAGGTCCGGAACATCTGCCGCTCCAAAGACTCCGCTCCGCCCGATCCCAACCTGGAGCCGGTGGACATCCTGGCGAACTATGCCTTCCCGATCGAGCTGGCGAGCAGCGACTGGGAGCGGCCCGACCGGGCGACCGCGGCCCTGCGGATCGGCACGCAGTCGGCGCGGATCACGCTGACCGATAGGGCGTCGGGCGATGCCCTGGGCGATTTCTACGCCACGATCGCGGTCCGCCCTTCAGGCCGCCAGTCCACCTGCCAGATTGACCCCAACAACCCCGAGCAGCTCGTCATGTGGTTCGACTACGCGATCATGTCGGTCGGCCGCGCCGGCAACGCGACGCGCACGGTCTGCCTGCGCAGCCCGCACGCCGACCGGTGCACGAACTGGTTTCCGGCGGTGAGCGCCGGCTGGCAGGGCAGCTACGTGTTGAGCGGCGGGACCAGCTACGGGTGGCCGGTGTTGATCGAGGATGCCTCGTACGCCCAGTGGGCGTTGATGCTCCTGGACGTCGCCAACGTCTGGCTGTACACGGGCACGCAGATCTACGGCCCTGTGCACTCCAACAACCAGATCCGGATCGCGCAGAACCCTGAGCTGCACGACGCGGTGACGCAGTTCAGCCCCGACATGCGCTTCCTCAACTGCGGATCACCGGTCAACATCACCATTCCCGCGACGAATCCCAATGCCGCACTGCGCACGGCCTGCGACAACACCACCGGGACCGTGTTCCGCAGCACCGTCAAGAAGACCGATACCACCATTGACCTGCCCACAAACGCAAACCCATCGCGCACATCGGTCGGCATGACGCCGAGCGGCCCGAACGCCAACGACAACCAGGTACGCACGGCCACCAGCGATGACGAATACTTCGGCATGCCGCCGGGCCCGCTGCGGGACGGGCTCTACGTCATGGACTCGTG
Coding sequences within it:
- a CDS encoding prepilin-type N-terminal cleavage/methylation domain-containing protein, encoding MRRRERGFTLIEVIVALTILAVSILLITRAFLILIQVTNQGGNKTVASALAVRVLEEIRSRPESQSSSAGWTANFDAIASQSLTNFGAPYGNYAFEVLVNQVDLSTPQPDWLSDYSHSNAVKWVTVRVDSRGRTLAQVSSAVVRDMYRRP